From Myxococcus stipitatus, one genomic window encodes:
- a CDS encoding complement resistance protein TraT, with product MNLIEPIILGGAAVGSITGAVWGFVSSGVLWGLGGFVLGAVAGGLLGPIAFILLGFLVITLLEGPRHAWALFRNNGRPPPGEKPP from the coding sequence GTGAACCTCATCGAACCCATCATCCTCGGCGGCGCCGCCGTGGGCAGCATCACCGGCGCGGTCTGGGGCTTCGTCTCCTCGGGCGTGCTCTGGGGACTCGGAGGCTTCGTGCTGGGGGCCGTGGCGGGAGGACTCCTCGGCCCCATCGCCTTCATCCTCCTGGGCTTTCTCGTCATCACGCTCTTGGAGGGCCCGCGTCACGCCTGGGCGCTCTTTCGCAACAACGGCAGGCCCCCTCCCGGCGAGAAGCCCCCCTGA
- a CDS encoding peptidase M3 yields the protein MDRPLHSVRTRLDDFLAELATLQYRHGAGLERELPVSSLHASFPELSSPDTFVAANEALAKARTKDDPLTVRRIQLVRELIATQVEEALAARPAEAVAGLEARATLAVDEQALGFGEALARLPHERVRSRRAVMERALGNFLWDHRGPYGDRREAALHAAERLGAPGYAALREDVTGVSYTALAEAAARTLALTEDAYRDVLAYVLKKLDPLLRPLPGGDARRHDLQAALQAPWMDELFRREDAWPAVTRWLGEWGLLPNAQGRIRIDDEERPGKSSRPFVVAVRVPDEIRLVLQPRGGMDALGSLLHEMGHAQHRAHVSATLPVELRRLGDAAVTEAHATVFERLLLSSDWLKRYLGMATQAARDTARLATFQALTLLRRHCAKLRYELSLVARGPSTERADEYADGQRHALFTEPHPGFFLFDVDPQLYVAHYLRAWALETRLTARLTERFNEDFWRNPQAATWLKGLYARGGTDDAEGLATEVSGTPLALPEAGERLVAILNR from the coding sequence ATGGACCGTCCCCTGCACTCCGTGCGCACGCGGCTGGACGACTTCCTCGCCGAGCTGGCCACCCTCCAGTACCGCCACGGCGCGGGCCTCGAGAGAGAGCTGCCCGTCTCCAGCCTCCACGCGTCGTTCCCCGAGCTGTCCTCCCCCGATACCTTCGTCGCCGCCAACGAGGCGCTCGCCAAGGCCCGGACGAAGGACGACCCGCTCACGGTGCGCCGCATCCAGCTGGTGCGCGAGCTCATCGCCACGCAGGTGGAGGAGGCCCTCGCCGCGCGCCCCGCGGAGGCCGTCGCCGGGCTGGAGGCCCGCGCCACCCTGGCCGTGGACGAACAGGCGCTGGGCTTCGGCGAGGCGCTGGCCCGCCTGCCGCACGAGCGCGTCCGCTCCCGCCGCGCCGTCATGGAGCGCGCGCTGGGCAACTTCCTCTGGGACCACCGGGGCCCCTACGGTGACCGGCGCGAGGCCGCCCTCCACGCCGCGGAGCGCCTGGGCGCCCCGGGCTATGCCGCCCTGCGCGAGGACGTCACCGGCGTCTCCTACACCGCGCTGGCCGAGGCCGCTGCCCGGACGCTGGCGCTCACCGAGGACGCGTACCGCGACGTGCTGGCCTACGTCCTCAAGAAGCTGGACCCGCTCCTGCGCCCGCTGCCCGGCGGCGACGCGCGCCGGCATGACTTGCAGGCCGCGCTCCAGGCGCCGTGGATGGACGAGCTGTTCCGCCGCGAGGACGCGTGGCCCGCCGTCACCCGGTGGCTGGGCGAGTGGGGCCTCCTCCCGAACGCGCAGGGGCGCATCCGCATCGACGACGAGGAGCGCCCCGGAAAGTCCTCCCGTCCGTTCGTGGTCGCCGTGCGCGTGCCGGACGAGATTCGCCTGGTGCTCCAGCCGCGCGGCGGCATGGACGCGCTGGGCAGCCTCCTCCACGAGATGGGCCACGCTCAGCACCGCGCCCACGTGTCGGCCACGCTCCCGGTGGAGCTGCGCCGGCTGGGCGACGCGGCGGTGACGGAGGCGCACGCCACCGTCTTCGAGCGCCTGCTGCTGTCCTCCGACTGGCTCAAGCGCTACCTGGGCATGGCCACCCAGGCCGCGCGCGACACGGCGCGGCTGGCCACCTTCCAGGCCCTCACCCTCCTGCGGCGCCACTGCGCGAAGCTGCGGTACGAGCTGTCCCTGGTGGCGCGCGGCCCCTCCACCGAGCGCGCGGACGAGTACGCCGACGGCCAGCGCCACGCGCTGTTCACCGAGCCGCACCCGGGCTTCTTCCTGTTCGACGTGGACCCGCAGCTCTACGTGGCGCACTACCTGCGAGCGTGGGCCCTGGAGACCCGGCTCACCGCGCGCCTCACCGAGCGCTTCAACGAGGACTTCTGGAGGAACCCGCAGGCGGCCACCTGGCTGAAGGGGCTCTACGCGCGGGGTGGGACGGACGACGCGGAAGGATTGGCCACCGAGGTCTCGGGCACGCCGCTGGCGCTGCCCGAGGCGGGAGAGCGCCTCGTGGCCATCCTCAACCGGTAG
- a CDS encoding glycosyltransferase codes for MPIPVVTVLLPARNAESTVARAVDSLLEGTLTDLRVLAIDDGSTDATRAVLNGCAARDPRVEILDGQGKGLVEALNLALQRVTSPYVARMDADDEALPRRLEASVSALEAHPELDGVGTGVELFRDDQPVSPSLQAYATWLNSLTTPERLFRERFVESPLCHPSACLRRDVLRATGGWQDGDFPEDYALWLELLERGHPLMNLPEILLRWRDSSNRMTRTDPRYALPRLMWTKARYLVLERGPLSNGRPCAIWGAGPSGKTLTRFLRERGVEVRRYVEVHPRKVGTRLNGIPVVGAADLGPPGQEHLLVCVGVRWAREEIRADLVAWGWVEGRDFTCVA; via the coding sequence ATGCCCATCCCGGTTGTCACCGTCCTGCTTCCCGCGCGAAATGCCGAGTCCACCGTCGCCCGAGCAGTGGACTCCCTCCTGGAAGGCACCCTCACCGACCTGCGGGTGCTCGCCATCGACGACGGCTCGACCGACGCAACCCGTGCGGTCCTGAACGGATGCGCCGCCCGCGACCCGCGCGTCGAGATACTTGACGGTCAGGGCAAGGGGCTGGTGGAGGCCCTCAACCTGGCGCTCCAGCGGGTCACCTCGCCCTACGTGGCCCGGATGGACGCGGACGACGAGGCCCTCCCGCGTCGGTTGGAGGCCAGCGTCAGCGCGCTGGAGGCCCACCCGGAGCTCGACGGCGTGGGCACCGGCGTCGAGCTGTTCCGCGACGACCAGCCCGTCAGCCCCTCCCTCCAGGCCTACGCGACGTGGCTCAACAGCCTGACCACCCCCGAACGGCTCTTCCGTGAGCGCTTCGTCGAGAGCCCCCTGTGCCATCCCTCCGCGTGCCTGCGCCGGGATGTCCTCCGCGCCACGGGAGGCTGGCAGGACGGCGACTTCCCCGAGGACTATGCGCTGTGGCTGGAGCTGTTGGAGCGGGGACACCCGCTCATGAACCTGCCGGAGATACTGCTGCGATGGAGAGACAGCAGCAACCGGATGACCCGTACTGACCCGCGCTATGCGCTGCCGCGTCTGATGTGGACCAAGGCCCGCTACCTGGTGCTCGAACGGGGGCCGTTGTCGAACGGGCGCCCCTGCGCCATCTGGGGAGCCGGCCCCAGCGGGAAGACGCTGACGCGCTTCCTGCGCGAGCGCGGAGTGGAGGTCCGCCGCTACGTCGAGGTCCATCCCCGCAAGGTCGGCACCCGCCTCAACGGCATCCCCGTGGTGGGGGCCGCGGACCTCGGTCCGCCGGGGCAGGAGCACCTGCTCGTCTGCGTGGGCGTGCGCTGGGCCCGCGAGGAGATCCGCGCCGACCTGGTGGCGTGGGGTTGGGTCGAGGGGCGGGACTTCACCTGCGTGGCCTGA
- a CDS encoding siderophore-interacting protein, with product MKRHEFQRMRHEARRRTLTVTRVQSLSPRMTRVEFEGEDLKGFVSPAFDDHIKLFFGDAMRDFTPRRFDAARGTLTIDFALHADGPAMRWVRSAGPGTRLEIGGPRGSIVVPDDFDWNLLVCDEAGLPALGRKLEELRAGVPVTGLISVASAAEQLEFETRAAWSPRWLPRDVEGEDVAATLRRALREFTWPRGDGFVWVAAESSVARAVRDEVVGVHKHPPEWVKAASYWKRGEADSHERLD from the coding sequence ATGAAGCGACACGAGTTCCAGCGGATGAGGCATGAGGCGCGGCGACGCACGCTGACCGTCACGCGGGTGCAATCGCTCTCACCGCGCATGACGCGCGTGGAGTTCGAGGGCGAGGACTTGAAGGGCTTCGTGAGCCCCGCGTTCGACGACCACATCAAGCTGTTCTTCGGGGACGCGATGCGCGACTTCACGCCGCGCCGGTTCGACGCGGCGCGGGGGACGTTGACCATCGACTTCGCGCTGCACGCGGACGGCCCCGCGATGCGCTGGGTGCGGAGCGCGGGGCCGGGGACGCGGCTCGAGATTGGCGGGCCGCGTGGGTCCATCGTCGTCCCGGATGACTTCGACTGGAACCTGCTGGTGTGCGACGAAGCCGGGCTCCCCGCGCTGGGGCGCAAGCTCGAGGAGCTGCGCGCGGGCGTGCCGGTGACGGGCCTCATCAGCGTGGCCTCGGCGGCCGAGCAGTTGGAGTTCGAGACACGCGCGGCGTGGAGTCCTCGCTGGCTTCCTCGGGATGTCGAGGGCGAGGACGTGGCCGCGACGCTGCGGCGCGCGCTGCGCGAGTTCACGTGGCCCCGGGGCGATGGCTTCGTCTGGGTCGCCGCGGAGAGCAGCGTGGCGCGGGCGGTGCGCGACGAGGTCGTCGGCGTGCACAAGCACCCGCCGGAGTGGGTGAAGGCCGCGTCGTACTGGAAGCGCGGCGAGGCGGACTCCCACGAACGGCTCGACTGA
- a CDS encoding GNAT family N-acetyltransferase, whose protein sequence is MSVSVQQLAPELLPQVGPLCARAFDDYPFLAELFPGPSDTRAQVSSRFYSATTIDCLAHGVVHVTAEEGRLTGVAAWLRPGAFPQSLGRQAGFLPTVWAGLRYFPRRARLALQALARLERYHPHTPPHWYLALIAVDPAHQGRGLGVKLMRAGLALAAERDEPCFLETAKASNRDWYQGFGFDIQRTEPCFDGGPPQWFMWRPPETTLATPRTTRTG, encoded by the coding sequence ATGAGCGTCAGCGTCCAGCAGCTCGCCCCGGAGCTGCTCCCCCAGGTGGGCCCGCTGTGTGCCCGCGCCTTCGATGACTACCCCTTCCTCGCCGAGCTCTTCCCCGGCCCGTCCGACACACGCGCCCAGGTGTCCTCGCGCTTCTACAGCGCCACCACCATCGACTGCCTCGCGCACGGCGTGGTGCACGTCACCGCCGAGGAGGGACGACTCACCGGCGTGGCCGCATGGCTGCGCCCCGGCGCGTTCCCCCAATCCCTGGGACGACAGGCGGGCTTCCTCCCCACCGTCTGGGCTGGCCTGCGCTACTTCCCCCGTCGCGCCCGGCTGGCACTCCAAGCCCTCGCGCGGCTCGAGCGCTACCACCCGCACACGCCCCCGCACTGGTACCTGGCCCTCATCGCCGTGGACCCCGCGCATCAAGGCCGGGGCCTGGGCGTGAAGCTGATGCGCGCCGGGCTCGCGCTCGCCGCCGAGCGCGACGAGCCCTGCTTCCTCGAGACCGCGAAGGCCTCCAACCGCGACTGGTACCAGGGCTTCGGCTTCGACATCCAACGCACCGAGCCCTGCTTCGACGGAGGCCCGCCCCAGTGGTTCATGTGGAGGCCCCCGGAGACGACCCTCGCTACTCCTCGAACGACCCGGACGGGTTGA
- the galU gene encoding UTP--glucose-1-phosphate uridylyltransferase GalU — translation MSANSPKTEPLIRKCVIPAAGLGTRFLPATKSVPKEMLPIVDTPTLQYIVEEAVSAGIEDVVLVNGRGKGAIEDHFDIAFELETTLRARGKTADADKLRAIADLVRVVSIRQKEPKGLGHAVLCAKSAIGNEPFGVLLGDDMIDAEEPGIRQLARVYRQHNKAVIALMEVPEDETHMYGIAAGTDLGDGVMRIDRVVEKPKKGTAPSNLAVIGRYVLPPEIFPILEKQTPGVGGEIQLTDGLATLQQTHGLLGYKFKGQRYDAGDKVGYLKANIAYALKRPELRGGLLEYLREVVKTEKP, via the coding sequence ATGTCCGCCAACTCGCCGAAGACAGAGCCCCTTATTCGCAAGTGCGTCATCCCGGCAGCCGGGCTGGGCACTCGCTTCCTCCCCGCCACCAAGTCCGTGCCCAAGGAGATGCTCCCCATCGTGGACACGCCCACCCTCCAGTACATCGTGGAGGAGGCCGTGTCCGCGGGCATCGAGGACGTCGTCCTCGTCAACGGCCGCGGCAAGGGCGCCATCGAGGACCACTTCGACATCGCCTTCGAACTGGAGACCACGCTGCGGGCTCGCGGGAAGACGGCGGACGCCGACAAGCTGCGCGCCATCGCGGACCTGGTGCGCGTGGTCAGCATCCGCCAGAAGGAGCCCAAGGGCCTGGGCCACGCGGTGCTGTGCGCCAAGAGCGCCATCGGCAACGAGCCGTTCGGCGTGCTGCTGGGCGACGACATGATCGACGCCGAGGAGCCGGGCATCCGCCAGCTCGCTCGCGTGTACCGCCAGCACAACAAGGCCGTCATCGCCCTCATGGAGGTCCCCGAGGACGAGACGCACATGTACGGCATCGCCGCCGGCACGGACCTGGGCGACGGCGTCATGCGCATCGACCGCGTGGTGGAGAAGCCGAAGAAGGGCACCGCGCCGTCGAACCTCGCGGTCATCGGCCGCTATGTGCTGCCCCCGGAAATCTTCCCCATCCTGGAGAAGCAGACGCCGGGCGTCGGCGGTGAAATCCAGCTCACGGATGGTCTGGCCACCCTCCAGCAGACGCACGGTCTGCTGGGCTACAAGTTCAAGGGTCAGCGCTATGACGCGGGCGACAAGGTGGGCTATCTCAAGGCGAACATCGCCTACGCCCTCAAGCGCCCCGAGCTTCGCGGCGGGCTGCTGGAGTACCTGCGTGAGGTCGTGAAGACGGAGAAGCCGTGA
- the priA gene encoding replication restart helicase PriA encodes MEQQPLWAEPTGTAPRGASTRGSMAVRTSGARSRRELSQPEQAATVPPVVSATPPILASIAVGRPVRGEFTYTVPEALAGTLAPGQRVLVPFGRGTALGFYLGPAAKPPGEKVRLKPIQRVLEESPSLPKDLIALLRFAAEHYRYPLGEVIRGALPPGLSKPVDEKEAKPDVQQFAVALVNEVPPILARAHAQSAVLAYLLAVGGSAPVEEVGHAIPGARVHLKSLATRKLVRIEEKKLEAGVKEGLIQGRPDRLTPEQDAASAELRAALDTGVFQPFLLHGVTGSGKTEVYLRAAEHALSLGKSSLILVPEIALTPQLVGRFRSRFGSEVAVLHSALKDRERLYHWQALRKGEVKIAVGVRSAVFAPVDDLGLIVVDEEHDPSFKQDDSLRYQARDLAVVRGKQAGAVVVLGSATPALETLENVKRGRYRLLELKRRVDDRPMPTIELVDLRQERPREGPVTEEAPILSPPLLAAMEETLARGQQVILFLNRRGHSTVMLCEVCGLSLKCTACDVCLTHHRSQNRVVCHYCGLAMPVPDRCLECTGPMLKLGIGTERVEAEVLERIPSARVARLDRDSATSAERLTELLASFARRELDVLVGTQMVAKGHDFPGVTLVCVVMADTSLSIPDFRAAERTFHLLTQVAGRAGRGKDPGRVLVQTYNPDSEPVKRVLAHDFDGFAQQELEWRKALAYPPFARMASIRLEGEHPEQTASVARALGTVISRNMPPASAGVRLLGPALAPISRIRGKTRWQLLVKGPTHAALAPLLARVEKALEDVPSAVKVVIDVDPGAML; translated from the coding sequence ATGGAGCAGCAACCCTTGTGGGCCGAGCCGACCGGAACCGCGCCGAGAGGAGCCTCCACCAGGGGTTCCATGGCGGTGCGCACCTCAGGTGCGAGGAGTCGCCGGGAACTGTCCCAGCCGGAACAGGCCGCTACAGTGCCGCCCGTCGTGAGCGCGACCCCACCCATCCTGGCGTCCATCGCCGTTGGTCGCCCCGTCCGGGGTGAGTTCACCTACACCGTGCCGGAGGCCCTCGCGGGCACCCTGGCCCCAGGGCAGCGGGTGCTGGTGCCCTTCGGTCGAGGCACCGCGCTCGGCTTCTACCTGGGGCCCGCCGCGAAGCCCCCGGGTGAGAAGGTCCGGCTCAAGCCCATCCAGCGGGTGCTGGAGGAGTCGCCCTCGCTCCCCAAGGACCTCATCGCCCTGCTGCGCTTCGCGGCGGAGCACTACCGCTATCCGCTGGGCGAGGTCATCCGCGGCGCGCTGCCCCCGGGCCTGTCGAAGCCCGTCGACGAGAAGGAGGCCAAGCCCGACGTGCAGCAGTTCGCCGTCGCGCTCGTCAACGAGGTGCCGCCCATCCTGGCCCGCGCTCACGCGCAGTCCGCCGTGCTCGCGTACCTGCTCGCGGTGGGCGGCAGCGCGCCCGTCGAGGAGGTGGGCCACGCGATTCCCGGCGCGCGCGTCCACCTCAAGAGCCTGGCCACGCGCAAGCTGGTCCGCATCGAGGAGAAGAAGCTGGAAGCCGGCGTGAAGGAGGGCCTCATCCAGGGGCGCCCCGACCGGCTCACCCCGGAGCAGGACGCGGCCAGCGCCGAACTGCGCGCCGCGCTCGACACCGGCGTCTTCCAGCCCTTCCTCCTGCACGGCGTCACCGGCAGCGGCAAGACGGAGGTGTACCTGCGCGCCGCCGAGCACGCGCTGTCACTGGGCAAGAGCAGCCTCATCCTCGTGCCCGAAATCGCGCTGACGCCGCAGCTCGTCGGCCGCTTCCGCAGCCGCTTCGGCTCGGAGGTCGCCGTGCTGCACTCGGCGCTCAAGGACCGCGAGCGGCTCTACCACTGGCAGGCCCTGCGCAAGGGCGAGGTGAAGATCGCCGTCGGCGTGCGCTCGGCGGTGTTCGCCCCGGTGGACGACCTGGGCCTCATCGTCGTGGACGAGGAGCACGACCCGTCCTTCAAGCAGGACGACAGCCTGCGCTACCAGGCGCGCGACCTCGCGGTGGTGCGCGGCAAGCAGGCCGGCGCGGTGGTGGTGCTCGGGTCGGCCACGCCGGCGCTGGAGACGCTGGAGAACGTCAAGCGTGGGCGCTACCGGCTCCTGGAGCTCAAGCGCCGCGTGGACGACCGGCCCATGCCCACCATCGAGCTGGTGGACCTGCGCCAGGAGCGCCCCCGCGAGGGCCCTGTCACGGAGGAGGCCCCCATCCTCAGCCCGCCGCTGCTGGCGGCGATGGAGGAGACGCTGGCGCGCGGCCAGCAGGTCATCCTCTTCCTCAACCGGCGCGGACACAGCACGGTGATGTTGTGCGAGGTGTGCGGGCTGTCGCTCAAGTGCACCGCGTGCGACGTGTGCCTGACGCACCACCGCTCGCAGAACCGGGTGGTGTGCCACTACTGCGGGCTGGCGATGCCGGTGCCGGACCGCTGCCTGGAGTGCACCGGCCCCATGCTGAAGCTGGGCATCGGCACCGAGCGCGTGGAGGCGGAGGTCCTCGAGCGCATCCCCTCGGCGCGGGTGGCGCGGTTGGACAGGGACTCGGCCACCAGCGCGGAGCGGCTGACGGAGCTGCTGGCCTCGTTCGCCCGGCGCGAGCTGGACGTGCTGGTGGGCACGCAGATGGTGGCCAAGGGCCATGACTTCCCGGGCGTGACGCTGGTGTGCGTCGTCATGGCGGACACCTCGCTGTCCATCCCCGACTTCCGCGCCGCCGAGCGCACCTTCCACCTGTTGACCCAGGTGGCCGGCAGGGCGGGGCGCGGAAAGGACCCGGGGCGGGTGTTGGTCCAGACCTACAACCCGGACTCGGAGCCGGTGAAGCGGGTGCTGGCCCATGACTTCGACGGCTTCGCCCAGCAGGAACTGGAGTGGCGCAAGGCCCTGGCCTACCCTCCCTTCGCGCGCATGGCCTCCATCCGCCTGGAGGGGGAGCACCCCGAGCAGACGGCCAGTGTGGCCCGCGCGCTGGGCACCGTCATCTCCCGCAACATGCCTCCGGCCTCGGCGGGGGTGCGCCTGCTGGGGCCCGCCCTGGCGCCCATCTCCAGAATCCGCGGGAAGACGCGCTGGCAGCTGCTGGTGAAGGGGCCGACACATGCGGCGCTCGCCCCGCTGCTCGCCAGGGTGGAGAAGGCCCTGGAAGATGTTCCGTCGGCCGTGAAGGTCGTGATCGACGTGGATCCGGGGGCCATGCTGTAG
- a CDS encoding PadR family transcriptional regulator, whose translation MFEPGELRAVILHLLEQKPRHGYEVIRELETLTRGTYAPSPGVIYPLLTMLEDLGQVEATSTEGARKVFSLTPEGREAAGESKREAESSLKRLQRLGDENAWNETGPVWRAMHNLKAVLRQSLSTRRDKDAQLQVADIIDEAAKKIERL comes from the coding sequence ATGTTCGAGCCCGGGGAGCTGCGCGCGGTCATCCTGCATCTGCTCGAGCAGAAGCCACGACACGGGTACGAGGTCATCCGCGAGTTGGAGACGCTCACGCGCGGCACGTACGCGCCGAGCCCCGGGGTCATCTATCCCCTGCTGACGATGTTGGAGGACCTGGGTCAGGTCGAGGCGACCAGCACGGAAGGCGCGCGCAAGGTCTTCTCGTTGACCCCGGAGGGCCGCGAGGCGGCGGGTGAGTCCAAGCGGGAGGCGGAGTCCTCGCTGAAGCGGCTACAGCGGCTCGGGGACGAGAACGCGTGGAACGAGACCGGGCCGGTGTGGCGGGCGATGCACAACTTGAAGGCCGTGCTGCGCCAGTCGCTCTCCACCCGCCGCGACAAGGACGCGCAGTTGCAGGTCGCCGACATCATCGACGAGGCCGCGAAGAAGATCGAGAGGCTGTGA
- a CDS encoding RluA family pseudouridine synthase: MKRRTFRAEGARVGRPVAEAVAAELGLPEEQARGLVDVGAVYVAGRRCRDAKARLSAGQVVAVVLEEGGQSPLAEAAPAPSFQVLHEDAEVIAVDKPAGLPAQPTEARVGASLVDQVGAYLGREAGLVHRLDRETSGVTVFGKTPQATSALAAEFREGRARKRYVATTGPGLPSSGTVDLPLSKDPARPGRWRASRAANGIPALTFFRTLYAGPDFCVVELLPQTGRTHQLRAHLTALGAPILGDSRYGGARSAAGVDAPRCLLHAQALELGHPRTGAPLRLEARVPEDLLRFFARAGIEVPRGAIPTSLEEA; this comes from the coding sequence GTGAAGCGTCGGACGTTCCGAGCGGAGGGGGCGCGGGTGGGAAGGCCCGTGGCCGAGGCCGTGGCCGCGGAGCTGGGCCTGCCCGAGGAGCAGGCGCGCGGGCTCGTGGACGTGGGCGCGGTGTACGTGGCGGGGCGGCGCTGTCGGGACGCGAAGGCGCGGCTTTCGGCGGGGCAGGTGGTGGCGGTGGTGCTGGAGGAGGGCGGCCAGAGCCCCCTCGCGGAGGCCGCGCCGGCCCCCTCGTTCCAGGTGCTGCACGAGGACGCGGAGGTCATCGCGGTGGACAAGCCCGCGGGGCTCCCGGCGCAGCCCACGGAGGCGCGCGTGGGCGCGAGCCTCGTGGACCAGGTGGGCGCGTACCTGGGACGCGAGGCGGGGCTGGTCCACCGGCTGGACCGCGAGACGTCGGGCGTGACGGTGTTCGGCAAGACGCCTCAGGCGACGTCGGCGCTCGCGGCGGAGTTCCGCGAGGGGCGCGCCCGCAAGCGCTACGTGGCGACCACCGGACCGGGGTTGCCCTCATCCGGCACGGTGGACCTGCCGTTGTCGAAGGACCCCGCGCGCCCCGGGCGCTGGCGGGCGAGCCGCGCGGCCAATGGCATCCCCGCGCTGACCTTCTTCCGCACGCTGTACGCGGGGCCGGACTTCTGCGTGGTGGAGCTGTTGCCCCAGACGGGGCGCACCCACCAGCTCCGCGCGCACCTGACGGCGCTGGGCGCGCCCATCCTCGGGGACTCCCGCTATGGCGGCGCCAGGAGCGCGGCGGGTGTCGACGCGCCTCGGTGCCTGCTCCACGCGCAGGCGTTGGAGCTGGGACATCCGCGCACGGGCGCGCCGTTGCGCCTGGAGGCCCGCGTCCCGGAGGACCTGCTGCGCTTCTTCGCGCGCGCGGGCATCGAGGTGCCCCGCGGCGCCATCCCCACGTCCCTCGAAGAGGCGTGA